The Allocatelliglobosispora scoriae genome contains a region encoding:
- the uvrC gene encoding excinuclease ABC subunit UvrC — protein MADPSVYRPASGTIPESPGVYRFRDPTGRVIYVGKAKSLRQRLNSYFADTWTLHARTQQMVTTASSVDWVTVHTEVEALQLEYAWIKEFDPRFNVRYRDDKSYPYLAVTLDEEYPRLQVMRGAKRKGVRYFGPYSHAWAIRDTLDLLLRVFPSRTCSTGVFKRAGQIGRPCLLGYIGKCSAPCVGRVSAQEHRAIVDEFCEFMAGGTDKLLRRLEKEMLAASDELEFERAARLRDDLAAARKALEKQAVVLGDGTDADVVAFAEDDLEAAVQVFHVRGGRIRGQRGWVVEKTEHVTTADLVHQFCSQIYGAETEADTGAATSPDLPREVLVPVLPDDADALADWLAERRGSRVSLRVPQRGDKKTLMESVARNASQALTQHKLRRASDLTARSKALEEIADALFLPSAPLRIECFDISQIQGTDVVASMVVFEDGLARKSEYRRFIIKGATDDVSAISEVIRRRFRAYLEARDFEPDATLGEKPKKFAYPPQLVIVDGGQPQVNAAAAVMAELGIVDVSVCGLAKRLEEVWQPDEPMPVILPRTSEGLYLLQRCRDEAHRFAITFHRERRSKRMIASTLDDIPGLGEARRKALLRQFGSLKKLALASAEEIATVPGVGPRTAEAVVAALRGDDPAASGAA, from the coding sequence GTGGCCGACCCGTCCGTTTACCGTCCCGCCTCCGGCACCATCCCGGAGTCTCCCGGTGTCTATCGCTTCCGGGACCCGACCGGGCGGGTGATCTATGTCGGCAAGGCCAAGAGCCTGCGGCAGCGCCTCAACTCCTACTTCGCCGACACCTGGACGCTGCACGCCCGCACCCAGCAGATGGTCACCACGGCGTCCAGTGTGGACTGGGTCACGGTGCACACCGAGGTCGAGGCCCTCCAGCTGGAGTATGCGTGGATCAAGGAGTTCGATCCGCGCTTCAACGTGCGCTACCGCGACGACAAGTCCTACCCCTATCTCGCGGTCACCCTCGACGAGGAATACCCCCGCCTCCAGGTGATGCGGGGGGCCAAGCGCAAGGGCGTGCGCTACTTCGGGCCCTATTCGCACGCGTGGGCCATCCGCGACACCCTCGACCTGCTGCTGCGGGTCTTCCCGTCACGCACCTGCAGCACCGGCGTCTTCAAGCGGGCCGGCCAGATCGGCCGCCCCTGCCTGCTGGGTTATATCGGCAAGTGCTCCGCGCCCTGCGTGGGCCGGGTCAGCGCGCAGGAGCACCGGGCGATCGTCGACGAGTTCTGCGAGTTCATGGCCGGCGGCACCGACAAGCTGCTGCGCCGCCTGGAGAAGGAGATGCTCGCCGCCTCCGACGAGCTGGAGTTCGAGCGGGCCGCCCGGCTGCGCGACGACCTCGCCGCCGCTCGCAAGGCACTGGAGAAGCAGGCCGTGGTGCTCGGCGACGGCACCGATGCCGACGTGGTCGCCTTCGCCGAGGACGACCTGGAGGCCGCCGTGCAGGTCTTCCACGTCCGGGGCGGCCGGATCCGGGGCCAGCGCGGCTGGGTGGTGGAGAAGACCGAGCACGTCACCACCGCCGACCTGGTGCATCAGTTCTGCTCCCAGATCTACGGCGCGGAGACCGAGGCCGACACCGGTGCCGCGACCAGCCCCGACCTGCCGCGCGAGGTGCTCGTGCCGGTGCTCCCCGACGATGCCGACGCGCTTGCCGACTGGCTCGCCGAGCGGCGCGGCTCCCGGGTCTCGCTGCGGGTGCCGCAGCGCGGCGATAAGAAGACCCTGATGGAGTCGGTCGCCCGCAACGCGTCGCAGGCCCTCACCCAGCACAAGCTGCGCCGGGCGAGCGACCTGACCGCCCGCAGCAAGGCGCTGGAGGAGATCGCGGACGCGCTCTTCCTGCCGTCGGCACCGCTGCGGATCGAGTGCTTCGACATCTCGCAGATCCAGGGCACCGACGTCGTCGCCAGCATGGTCGTCTTCGAGGACGGCCTCGCCCGCAAGTCGGAGTACCGCCGCTTCATCATCAAGGGCGCCACCGACGACGTCTCGGCGATCTCCGAGGTGATCCGCCGCCGGTTCCGCGCCTATCTCGAGGCCCGCGACTTCGAGCCGGATGCGACTCTCGGGGAGAAGCCGAAGAAGTTCGCCTACCCGCCGCAGCTGGTCATCGTCGACGGTGGACAGCCGCAGGTCAACGCCGCTGCCGCCGTCATGGCGGAGCTCGGCATCGTCGATGTCTCGGTCTGCGGGCTCGCCAAGCGGCTCGAGGAGGTGTGGCAGCCGGACGAGCCGATGCCGGTGATCCTGCCCCGCACCTCGGAGGGGCTCTACCTGCTGCAACGCTGCCGCGACGAGGCGCACCGGTTCGCGATCACGTTTCACCGGGAGCGCCGGTCCAAGCGGATGATCGCCTCCACACTGGATGACATCCCGGGGCTGGGCGAGGCACGGCGCAAGGCCCTGCTGCGCCAGTTCGGTTCGCTGAAGAAGCTCGCCCTCGCCTCCGCCGAGGAGATCGCGACGGTGCCGGGCGTCGGCCCGCGTACCGCTGAGGCGGTTGTCGCGGCGCTGCGGGGCGACGACCCGGCTGCGAGCGGTGCGGCCTAG
- a CDS encoding Rieske (2Fe-2S) protein yields the protein MTEHVTPAPTASRRVIFGSVGAVGAAALLAACGDDATPTPTSSNPPAGQATGPLAKKADIPVGGGKIFADEGVVITQPTEGTFKGFSSVCTHQSCPVAKITGDSIMCTCHNSAFSIVDGSVKSPPATQPLPVVALKIDGDSISVA from the coding sequence GTGACCGAGCACGTCACCCCTGCCCCTACCGCCAGCCGTCGAGTGATCTTCGGCAGCGTGGGGGCGGTCGGCGCGGCCGCCCTGCTCGCCGCCTGCGGCGATGACGCGACGCCGACGCCGACCAGCAGCAACCCGCCCGCGGGCCAGGCGACGGGCCCGCTCGCCAAGAAGGCCGACATCCCGGTCGGCGGTGGCAAGATCTTCGCTGACGAGGGTGTCGTCATCACCCAGCCGACGGAGGGCACCTTCAAGGGTTTCAGCTCCGTCTGCACGCACCAGTCCTGCCCGGTCGCGAAGATCACCGGCGACTCGATCATGTGCACCTGTCACAACAGCGCCTTCTCGATCGTCGACGGCTCGGTCAAGAGCCCCCCGGCGACTCAGCCGCTCCCTGTGGTCGCCCTGAAGATCGACGGCGACAGCATCTCGGTGGCGTGA